The Streptomyces sp. NBC_01426 genome includes a region encoding these proteins:
- a CDS encoding WYL domain-containing protein → MSNSMKITAGQTSTRTLTDLIRAMDSQRATTITYVDSKGDESVRTIEIHNILTTSKGGIIVRAMCRTRGEMRTFTLEQIKAYTVHRIRFVLAVPEEKVGEAFPRRALRLQR, encoded by the coding sequence GTGTCGAACTCCATGAAGATCACCGCCGGTCAGACCTCCACCCGCACCCTGACCGACCTGATCCGTGCCATGGACAGCCAGCGCGCCACGACCATTACCTACGTCGACAGCAAGGGTGACGAGTCGGTGCGCACCATCGAGATCCACAACATCCTCACCACCAGTAAGGGCGGCATCATCGTCCGCGCGATGTGCCGCACCCGGGGCGAGATGCGCACCTTCACCCTGGAGCAGATCAAGGCGTACACCGTTCACCGCATCCGCTTCGTGCTCGCCGTCCCGGAGGAGAAAGTGGGGGAGGCGTTCCCTCGTCGCGCACTTCGTCTCCAGCGCTGA
- a CDS encoding DNA polymerase Y family protein has translation MDDEQRGPVGAGSAILHLRCPVDVDPVIYGLLHGLVTDVTPVVQTVPPSVLVADVSGSIRFFDRDPAELGLMIRARAMALYGLPVAIGVGPTWSVAAMASRDAARSGLIAVGPAPEQVAAFLHHRPVGELYGIGRAQEQRLVQFGVHTIGLLAQLPEATVQRVLGGRAGRQLREVARGIDRRAVVPTELPHSTAAHHRFPLDTLSPRRSAPRCSRWRSSSATGCGPASRRPGRSR, from the coding sequence GTGGACGACGAGCAGAGGGGCCCGGTGGGTGCCGGCTCCGCGATCCTGCATCTGCGCTGCCCCGTGGACGTGGACCCGGTGATCTACGGGCTGCTCCACGGCCTGGTGACGGACGTGACTCCGGTGGTGCAGACGGTCCCACCCTCGGTCCTGGTGGCGGACGTGTCAGGAAGCATCCGGTTCTTCGACCGGGACCCGGCCGAGCTTGGACTGATGATCCGGGCCCGAGCGATGGCGCTGTACGGGCTGCCGGTGGCGATCGGCGTCGGCCCAACATGGTCGGTGGCCGCGATGGCCTCCCGGGACGCCGCGCGCAGCGGCTTGATCGCCGTCGGCCCCGCTCCGGAGCAGGTGGCCGCGTTCCTGCACCACCGGCCGGTCGGGGAGCTGTACGGCATCGGCCGCGCCCAGGAACAGCGCCTGGTCCAGTTTGGGGTGCACACGATCGGCCTGCTGGCGCAGCTCCCGGAGGCGACCGTGCAGCGGGTGCTCGGCGGGCGGGCCGGCCGGCAACTGCGCGAGGTGGCCCGCGGCATCGACCGCCGGGCAGTGGTGCCGACGGAGCTACCGCACAGCACGGCCGCGCATCATCGGTTCCCCCTCGACACCCTGTCCCCGAGACGGTCCGCGCCGCGCTGCTCTCGCTGGCGGTCGAGCTCGGCGACCGGCTGCGGACCCGCAAGCAGGCGACCAGGACGATCACGATGA
- a CDS encoding DinB/UmuC family translesion DNA polymerase has protein sequence MAVELGDRLRTRKQATRTITMTITLANRSQVHRSRQLPGGPSAHTEDLRDTAYEMYRALGFQRARIRGIALRCEQLVDAATVAEQLSFDQGRDRRLRAEKAIDLLNTRFGYGTVGPAASYRQAG, from the coding sequence CTGGCGGTCGAGCTCGGCGACCGGCTGCGGACCCGCAAGCAGGCGACCAGGACGATCACGATGACCATCACCCTGGCCAACCGATCCCAGGTCCACCGCAGCCGCCAGCTGCCCGGGGGACCGAGCGCGCACACCGAGGACCTCCGCGACACCGCCTACGAGATGTACCGGGCGCTGGGCTTCCAGCGGGCCCGGATACGCGGCATCGCGCTGCGCTGCGAGCAGCTGGTCGACGCGGCCACCGTCGCCGAGCAGCTGTCCTTCGACCAGGGCCGCGATCGGCGGCTGCGGGCGGAGAAGGCCATCGACCTGCTCAACACCCGCTTCGGTTACGGCACGGTGGGACCGGCGGCCAGCTACCGGCAGGCCGGCTGA
- a CDS encoding ribosomal protein L7/L12, which yields MPGLGPATPAASPPLGFATALSSCRDGSLAAQLVDGRGGCVEEPGFRVLLTGAGDRKMEAVRAIRTITGLSLWNSKLLLADAPVEIEAAGWFEAAVEAARTLEDVGARTTLLCDCCGRPIRRGAFPLTSAQCTDPRPLEICWANGLPTAT from the coding sequence ATGCCCGGCCTCGGGCCTGCTACGCCTGCGGCTTCGCCGCCCCTGGGATTCGCCACGGCACTCAGCAGTTGCCGTGATGGTTCACTTGCCGCACAGCTCGTGGACGGCCGGGGAGGGTGTGTGGAAGAGCCAGGATTCCGTGTGCTGCTGACAGGAGCAGGAGACCGGAAAATGGAGGCAGTCCGTGCGATACGGACGATCACCGGCCTCAGCCTGTGGAACAGCAAGCTTCTGCTTGCCGACGCACCCGTAGAGATCGAGGCAGCCGGCTGGTTCGAAGCCGCTGTCGAGGCGGCTCGGACCCTTGAGGACGTAGGCGCCCGCACCACGCTGCTCTGCGATTGCTGCGGCCGCCCCATTAGACGGGGAGCCTTCCCCCTCACGTCGGCGCAGTGCACGGACCCGCGGCCCTTGGAGATCTGCTGGGCAAATGGCCTGCCCACAGCGACCTGA
- a CDS encoding DEAD/DEAH box helicase: protein MTVELRPYQNEAITAIFEGLAGGGVGQLHAACGSGKSLMAQQSAMRLLPAGGLAVVMVPSLALVAQTITTWRALHPAGTGLDVLAVCSDDTVTDAPAHLPDIPAQVTTDPQIIADWLARPARGGIRLIVGTYISANRLHDALHQVEAKLDLLVLDEAHHLTGRPDFVIRRVTEPTYLPAVRRLYMTATPRVDAAAAGRHGRLSMDDVALFGPVLYTYPFSRGIAEGYLEDYRLYVIGIRESEARAVLADKGREYVEGPGAPSMQTLVAQAALVRAAQKYGVRRAVSFHARVAQAAEFSRSLPDLSRRLAPSLPAPLSLVIHGEMSPRLREQVLDDLRLPPADGWTVVANSRLLGEGVDVPALDTVLFAHPKSSAVDIVQGVGRTLRPHPDTPGLSTIIVPLIVPEQDGEIGDLDPGDYATLWQVVRALRAHDEPLGSALDDCRSKSTISNPSLPSKITVELPGGTGQALIEQVELLLVRQSTSPWWEGFGAAHAYHEEHGHLDIPSGHVTADGRRLGQWINNARQHRRKGWMAADRIAALDRLGMIWDSDWYHFQTAFGHARTYRETHGHLNVPQAYRTPDGYRLGTRINMLRRDYATGRLTPERITALERLDMTWNTRAQANEELIAQARAFHAAHGHLRVPHTHVTDDGYPLGSALKTRRNRYPHGDVDSGVVSALDELGMVWDLREARFADGLAACRRYRDQHGDLAVPVNHIDAEGYNLGDFIAYQRSVVAGSTRDASGRARTLDPERRAALDELGMIWSATTPKRPPTDEEIAALRAFPHQRGKPFAEALLALVEAGVEQKALAEALDVRTSTLSLRLKRARANIYAADPFPQHLDAARAFHEQHGHLRPQETSDDAGTRSLADWLTKQRAARRNGQLTDKQIAALDELGMDWDPLGSRWQQALQAARSYHGEHGHLRPSTGTTVNGLDLTVWLTRQRTAHQRGTLPPERAAALDELGIDWTPGRGVADVRIDQAWQTRLDDARQYQAAHGHLRPPARTTFNGKRLDAWLSVQRARNREGRLTPQQIAALDELGIHW, encoded by the coding sequence ATGACGGTGGAGTTGCGCCCGTACCAGAACGAAGCCATCACCGCGATCTTCGAAGGCCTCGCCGGCGGCGGGGTGGGACAGTTACACGCGGCGTGCGGGTCGGGCAAGAGTTTGATGGCGCAGCAGTCCGCGATGCGGCTGCTGCCCGCCGGCGGACTGGCCGTGGTCATGGTTCCCTCGCTGGCCCTGGTCGCCCAGACCATCACCACCTGGCGCGCGCTGCACCCTGCGGGGACCGGGCTGGACGTCCTCGCCGTGTGCTCGGACGACACCGTCACCGACGCCCCCGCGCATCTGCCCGACATCCCCGCCCAGGTCACCACCGACCCGCAGATCATCGCCGACTGGCTCGCCCGCCCCGCCCGTGGGGGGATCCGGCTCATCGTGGGTACGTACATCTCCGCGAACCGGCTGCACGACGCTCTGCACCAGGTCGAGGCGAAGCTCGATCTCCTCGTCCTGGACGAGGCGCACCACCTGACGGGGCGGCCCGACTTCGTGATCCGACGCGTCACCGAACCCACGTACCTTCCCGCCGTCCGGCGCCTGTACATGACCGCAACCCCCCGCGTGGACGCGGCCGCCGCCGGCCGCCACGGGCGCCTGTCCATGGACGACGTCGCGCTGTTCGGGCCCGTCCTCTACACCTATCCGTTCAGCCGGGGCATCGCCGAGGGCTATCTGGAGGACTACCGGCTCTACGTCATCGGGATCCGCGAGAGCGAGGCCCGCGCCGTGCTCGCCGACAAGGGACGCGAGTACGTGGAAGGACCCGGCGCGCCGTCGATGCAGACCCTCGTCGCGCAGGCCGCACTCGTGCGCGCCGCCCAGAAGTACGGGGTACGGCGCGCGGTCTCATTCCATGCTCGCGTCGCCCAGGCGGCCGAGTTCTCCCGCTCCCTGCCCGACCTCTCCCGCCGCCTCGCCCCCTCGCTGCCGGCCCCCCTCTCTCTCGTGATCCACGGAGAGATGAGCCCCCGGCTCCGCGAACAGGTCCTCGACGACCTGCGACTGCCTCCCGCCGACGGGTGGACGGTCGTCGCCAACTCCCGCCTGCTCGGCGAGGGCGTGGACGTGCCGGCCCTCGACACAGTTCTCTTCGCGCACCCCAAGTCTTCCGCGGTGGACATCGTGCAAGGCGTCGGCCGGACCCTGCGCCCCCACCCCGACACCCCCGGCCTGTCCACCATCATCGTCCCCCTGATCGTGCCCGAACAGGACGGTGAGATCGGCGACCTGGACCCCGGCGACTACGCCACCCTGTGGCAGGTCGTCCGCGCCCTGCGCGCCCACGACGAACCCCTGGGCAGCGCACTGGACGACTGCCGAAGCAAGAGCACGATCAGCAACCCCAGCCTTCCGTCGAAGATCACAGTCGAACTGCCCGGGGGCACCGGACAGGCCCTCATCGAGCAGGTCGAACTGCTGCTGGTGAGGCAAAGCACCTCCCCTTGGTGGGAAGGCTTCGGCGCCGCCCACGCCTACCACGAGGAGCACGGCCACCTCGACATCCCGTCCGGTCACGTCACCGCCGATGGGCGCCGACTGGGGCAGTGGATCAACAACGCCCGCCAACACCGCCGCAAGGGCTGGATGGCGGCCGACCGCATCGCCGCCCTGGACCGGCTCGGCATGATCTGGGACTCCGACTGGTACCACTTCCAGACGGCCTTCGGCCACGCCCGCACCTACCGGGAGACCCACGGCCACCTCAACGTTCCCCAGGCCTACAGGACCCCCGACGGCTACCGGCTCGGCACCCGGATCAACATGCTGCGCCGCGACTACGCCACCGGCCGCCTGACCCCCGAGCGGATCACGGCCCTGGAGCGACTCGACATGACCTGGAACACCCGGGCACAGGCCAATGAGGAACTCATCGCCCAAGCCCGCGCCTTCCACGCCGCCCACGGACACCTGCGCGTGCCCCACACCCACGTCACCGACGACGGGTACCCGCTCGGCAGCGCCCTCAAGACGCGCCGTAACCGCTACCCGCACGGCGACGTCGACTCCGGCGTCGTGAGCGCGCTGGACGAGCTCGGCATGGTCTGGGACCTCCGCGAAGCCCGCTTCGCCGACGGGCTCGCCGCCTGCCGCCGCTACCGCGACCAGCACGGAGACCTCGCCGTCCCCGTCAACCACATCGACGCCGAGGGCTACAACCTCGGCGACTTCATCGCCTACCAGCGTTCCGTGGTTGCCGGCAGCACCCGCGACGCATCCGGCCGAGCCCGCACCCTGGACCCCGAACGCCGCGCCGCCCTGGACGAACTCGGCATGATCTGGTCCGCCACCACCCCCAAGCGGCCCCCCACGGACGAGGAGATCGCCGCCCTGCGCGCCTTCCCCCACCAGCGCGGCAAGCCGTTCGCCGAAGCACTGCTCGCCCTGGTCGAAGCGGGCGTCGAGCAGAAGGCACTCGCCGAAGCCCTGGACGTCAGGACCAGCACCCTGAGCCTGCGGCTCAAGCGCGCCCGCGCCAACATCTACGCCGCCGACCCTTTCCCCCAGCACCTCGATGCCGCTCGCGCCTTCCACGAACAGCACGGACACCTGCGGCCACAGGAGACCTCCGACGACGCCGGCACCCGAAGTCTCGCCGACTGGCTGACCAAACAACGCGCCGCCCGGCGCAACGGCCAGCTGACCGACAAGCAGATCGCCGCCCTGGACGAACTCGGGATGGACTGGGATCCCCTGGGGTCCCGTTGGCAGCAAGCCCTCCAGGCCGCGCGCAGCTACCACGGGGAGCACGGACACCTGCGGCCCTCGACCGGCACGACCGTCAACGGCCTCGACCTGACCGTGTGGCTCACCCGCCAGCGCACCGCCCACCAGCGCGGCACCCTCCCGCCAGAGCGTGCCGCCGCACTGGACGAGCTCGGCATCGACTGGACCCCCGGCCGCGGCGTCGCCGACGTACGCATCGACCAGGCCTGGCAGACCCGCCTCGACGACGCCCGCCAGTACCAGGCCGCACACGGCCACCTCCGCCCGCCCGCCCGCACGACCTTCAACGGCAAACGCCTCGACGCCTGGCTCAGCGTCCAACGCGCCCGCAACCGCGAAGGCCGCCTCACCCCCCAACAGATCGCCGCCCTCGACGAGCTGGGCATTCACTGGTGA